The Haloarcula sp. CBA1127 genomic interval TGTTGTGGTGTCGCTCTCGGTGGTTTCAGCTGTTTCCGTCGGGAACTCCGAGATGGCCTCGCCGCTGCTTTCCGCCTGAAACGGGCCGATACCGGCGACGAACGCTCCGCCGACACCCGCTAGCAAGAGTGCGAAGACGCCACCGACAGCGAGTAGCTTCCCGTTCATGTTAGCCACCGTCCTCGACCGACACGTCACTCACAGTCGGTCCAGGGCTAGCGTCGCTCCCACCGGCGAGGAACTCCTGAATCGCTTCGATGATCGCCGTCACGAAGTCAGGGACCTGATCCGGGAAGCCGCCGGGCGGGCTGACGGCGTTCGCCGTGTCGTCCCCGTCCGCTGTCGGTACGGCCGCGGCCGCTCCAGTGAGGAGTGTCAGTGCGAGCGCCAGCGTCCCGGCCGTGCGCAGTAGGGTTCGTGTCATCCTCACGTGTTCGTTGCTCCCGGCACCTCATCAAGTAGCCAGACGGTAAGGTCGAATAGTCACGGATTTCCGTCGTTTTAGCCGATTAACCCCGTATTAAATTGAGTAATACCCTGTTATTATAACCGCATCAGTCCTACTCTGTGACATGAATGCTGTTACGACCAAGCCACAGTCGGAGCCGAATCGAGTTATCTGCCTAACGGAGCAGTCCCGATGAGTCTGCTCCGACGGTTCGCGTTCGCCATCCGCGCCAAGCTCAACGCCCTGCTCAGTCGGACTTCGGACCCGGCGGCGGAACTTGACTACTCTTACGAACAGATGCGGGACGAACTGCAGGACGTGACTCGCGGTATCGCCGACGTGACGACTCAGAAGAAACGGCTGGAGATACACCGAACCCGGTTGCGGTCGAACGTCGAGAAACACGACACACAGGCCCGAGCCGCCCTGCAGGAGGGTCGTGACGACCTCACGCGCCGGGCACTGGAGAAGAAGCAGGTCAACGTCAGCCAGATAACGGAGCTGACGGGGCAGATAGACGACTTACAGGGGACACAGGACCGGCTGGTCGGCAAGCGGGCCGAACTCAGCAGCCAGATAGAGCAGTTCCGGACGAAAAAGGAGACGATGAAAGCCCGCTATCAGGCCGCCGAAGCGTCGGCGCGGGTCTCGGAGGCGTTTACCGGCGCTGGCGACACGATGGCCGACGTGCACCGCTCCATCGAGCGCGCGACGGAGCGCACGGAACAGATGGAGGCGCGCGCGGCCGCGCTGGAGGAACTCGAATCGAGCGGCCAGCTTGAATCCGTACTCGACGATGGCGACTCCATCGACCAGGAACTCGACCGCCTCTCCAGCGAGCGGGCGGTCGAGAACGAGCTGGCGACGCTACGGGCAGAGATGGATGAGCGCGAGGCCGTCGAAGAAGCCGCAGAATAGCTCGGGCAGGCGTCGAAACTATACAGAGCCGTTATTCGTGGTGTGTCGGAGCGGCCGCCTCGACAGCCTCGCAGGCCAGCGCCTCGAAGTCGGCCTGGTCGGGGACGACATCGACCGAGATGCCGGCGTCCTCGGCCGTCTCTCGCGTCGGCTGGCCGATTGCGCCGACAGTTGCCTCGTTCAGTCCGTCGATGGCAGCCTCGCGGAGACCGAGGTCCGCAGCCGCATCGAGGAAGTGTTCGACCGTGAGCGAGGACGTGAACAGCGCCGCGTCGAGGTCCCCGCTTGCGGCCAGCTCCGCGGACTCGCCCGACCCTTCCGGACGGACCAGCCGGTATAGCACGGTTTCATGGACGTACGCACCGGCGTCCTCCAGCCCGTCAGTCAGCACTGCGGAGCCATGGTCCGACCGGGCGACTTCGACTCTTGTGCCGGCCACCGCTCCGGACAGCGTTTCGACGAGTCCCGTCGAAGAGTACTCGGCGGGGATGATGTCGACGCCGTAGCCGGCCTCGTGAAGCGCCTCGGCGGTCGACTCGCCGATGGCACATATCGTCGCCTCGCCGGCGTCCCAGCCGGCTTCAGCGGCGAGTTCGACGCCAGTCTTGCTCGTCAGGACGACGTAGTCGGCGTCAGTACGGGGCGTGACTGGCCTATCGTCTTCATCACCGTCGGCATCGTCGGCCGTCGCCGGTTCGACGGCCAGCATCGGGTCCGGAATCGGGTCGGCACCGAGCGATTCCAGCAGTTCGACCGCGTCGTCGAGACGCTCGTCGTCGGGGCGGAAGGCAGCTACGCGCAGGCGCGGTTTCTCGCGCATTAGTACCCCTCCAGAAACTCCACCACTCGCTCTCGCTCGCCGGCTACCTCGCCGATGACGGTGATAGCGGGCGGTTCGATACCGGCCTCGTCTCGGATGGAGACGATGGTGTCGAGCGTCCCGGTGGCGACCTGCTGGTCCGGCCAGGTCGCGCGTTCGACGAGCGCCACGGGCGTTTCAGGGTCCATCCCGGCCTCGCGAAGGGCCTCTGTGTACTGGGGCAGCTTGCCGACACCCATCAGGACGACGAGCGTGCCGCCGGTCGCGGCCAGCGCTTCCCAGTCGACGGCCGATTCGTCCTTCGTCGGGTCCTCGTGGCCGGTGACGAAGGAGACCGAGGACGTGTAATCGCGGTGCGTGACCGGAATGCCGGCGGCTTCGGGGCCGGCGATAGCGCTCGTAATTCCCGGAACGATCTCGACGGGAATTCCGTTCTCCGCGAGATGAGCCAGTTCCTCGCCACCGCGGCCAAACACCATCGAGTCGCCGCCTTTCAGCCGGACGACGGTGTTACCCTCCTCAGCGAGTTCGACCAGTCGGGCGTTAGTGTACTCCTGAGGCGTCCACTCGCCGCCGGCGCGTTTGCCCACGTCCTCACGTTTCTCCTCGGGGATCATCCCGATGATTTCCGGGCCGGGGAGCTTGTCGTGCAGCACCACATCTGCCTCCTCCAGCAGGCGCTTCGCCTTGACCGTCAGCAGGTCCGGGTCGCCAGGACCGGAGCCGACCAGATACACTTTGCCGGGTGCAGTATCGGTCATTCCTCGTCTTCCTCCCGCGCCGCCGAGGCGTCATCGGCGTCCGTCGAGTCGCGCTTGGCCTCGGCAATGAGGTCGTCAGCACCCTGTTCGGCGAGTTCCGCTGCGAGGTCCTGTGCCGCGTCGATGTGGTACTCAGCCGGGATGTCACGGCCGACCGAGACTTCCTCGGTGCCGTCCTGTGAGAGGACGCGAACTCGCGTGTGGACGACGCCGCCCTCTAGCTGGGCGTGGACACCGATGGGCGCGACACAGCCACCGCCGAGTTCTTCGAGAATCGT includes:
- a CDS encoding PspA/IM30 family protein translates to MSLLRRFAFAIRAKLNALLSRTSDPAAELDYSYEQMRDELQDVTRGIADVTTQKKRLEIHRTRLRSNVEKHDTQARAALQEGRDDLTRRALEKKQVNVSQITELTGQIDDLQGTQDRLVGKRAELSSQIEQFRTKKETMKARYQAAEASARVSEAFTGAGDTMADVHRSIERATERTEQMEARAAALEELESSGQLESVLDDGDSIDQELDRLSSERAVENELATLRAEMDEREAVEEAAE
- a CDS encoding uroporphyrinogen-III synthase, whose amino-acid sequence is MREKPRLRVAAFRPDDERLDDAVELLESLGADPIPDPMLAVEPATADDADGDEDDRPVTPRTDADYVVLTSKTGVELAAEAGWDAGEATICAIGESTAEALHEAGYGVDIIPAEYSSTGLVETLSGAVAGTRVEVARSDHGSAVLTDGLEDAGAYVHETVLYRLVRPEGSGESAELAASGDLDAALFTSSLTVEHFLDAAADLGLREAAIDGLNEATVGAIGQPTRETAEDAGISVDVVPDQADFEALACEAVEAAAPTHHE
- the cobA gene encoding uroporphyrinogen-III C-methyltransferase; its protein translation is MTDTAPGKVYLVGSGPGDPDLLTVKAKRLLEEADVVLHDKLPGPEIIGMIPEEKREDVGKRAGGEWTPQEYTNARLVELAEEGNTVVRLKGGDSMVFGRGGEELAHLAENGIPVEIVPGITSAIAGPEAAGIPVTHRDYTSSVSFVTGHEDPTKDESAVDWEALAATGGTLVVLMGVGKLPQYTEALREAGMDPETPVALVERATWPDQQVATGTLDTIVSIRDEAGIEPPAITVIGEVAGERERVVEFLEGY